A DNA window from Massilia putida contains the following coding sequences:
- a CDS encoding efflux RND transporter periplasmic adaptor subunit, with product MPHLYAAAALLVAALLSGCDSAAPTAAGPGETLAARAWTETLDADGEIKAATDTPLAVPGSAWTTRVLVDMVADGSSVTKGQVVARFDAPQARAELSQADIELLRKTLAEEANRQNAAVERGVLAGDRAKVEDDLGLSRRYAGVDLSVFARNTILDALADVGFLTQKRTYLDWKGGQVQARTAAQDAVLRSQRDSVLQNAAQQRTSLESLELVAPHDGVFLLAARWDGTKAQVGANQMAGEPFGALPDLDQLVAHFSVAEGQAYGLKPGLPVRVRLAGTGTELDLLVTRVGSSASTISPESPVKYSDFDAAVPTGTARKLGLKPGQALHGAVQLVSKAAALTVPNIALVQDGAAYAVYTIDAGVPVKHKVELGLRGPVRSEIKSGLASGARIVLLPPKDKNT from the coding sequence ATGCCGCATCTCTACGCCGCCGCCGCGCTGCTCGTGGCCGCCCTGCTGTCCGGCTGCGACAGCGCGGCGCCGACGGCCGCCGGTCCCGGCGAGACCCTGGCCGCGCGCGCGTGGACCGAAACCCTCGACGCCGACGGCGAGATCAAGGCCGCCACCGACACGCCGCTGGCGGTGCCCGGCAGCGCCTGGACGACCCGGGTGCTGGTCGACATGGTGGCCGACGGCAGCAGCGTCACGAAAGGCCAGGTGGTGGCCCGCTTCGACGCGCCGCAAGCGCGCGCGGAACTGTCGCAGGCCGACATCGAACTGCTGCGCAAGACGCTGGCCGAGGAAGCCAACCGCCAGAACGCGGCCGTCGAACGCGGCGTCCTGGCCGGCGACCGCGCCAAGGTCGAGGACGACCTCGGCCTCTCCCGACGCTATGCCGGCGTGGATCTTTCCGTCTTCGCCCGCAACACGATCCTCGATGCGCTGGCCGACGTCGGCTTCCTCACGCAGAAGCGCACCTACCTGGACTGGAAAGGCGGCCAGGTCCAGGCCCGCACCGCCGCGCAGGACGCCGTGCTGCGCTCGCAGCGCGACAGCGTGCTGCAGAACGCCGCGCAACAGCGCACGAGCCTGGAATCGCTGGAACTGGTGGCGCCGCACGACGGCGTGTTCCTGCTGGCCGCGCGCTGGGACGGCACCAAGGCGCAGGTCGGCGCGAACCAGATGGCCGGCGAGCCGTTCGGCGCCCTGCCCGATCTCGACCAGCTCGTGGCCCACTTCAGCGTGGCCGAGGGCCAGGCGTACGGCCTCAAACCGGGCCTGCCCGTGCGCGTGCGCCTGGCCGGCACGGGAACCGAACTGGATCTGCTCGTGACGCGGGTCGGCAGCAGCGCCAGCACGATCTCGCCCGAATCGCCCGTCAAGTACAGCGACTTCGATGCCGCCGTCCCGACCGGCACGGCGCGCAAGCTCGGACTGAAGCCTGGGCAGGCGCTGCACGGCGCGGTGCAGCTGGTGAGCAAGGCCGCCGCGCTGACGGTGCCGAACATCGCGCTGGTGCAGGACGGCGCCGCCTACGCCGTGTACACGATCGACGCGGGCGTCCCCGTCAAGCACAAGGTCGAACTGGGCCTGCGCGGCCCGGTGCGCAGCGAAATCAAGAGCGGACTGGCGTCCGGCGCGCGCATCGTGCTGCTGCCGCCCAAGGACAAGAACACATGA
- a CDS encoding zinc-binding alcohol dehydrogenase family protein, whose protein sequence is MKSVVCEAPGKLRLGFRPIPTAAGDDVLLRVRRIGVCGTDMHIFRGTQPFLAYPRVMGHELSGEVVTAPASSGLVPGDEVFVMPYLSCGACVACRKGKTNCCTRIQVLGVHRDGGMAEYLAVPAQFVLKTEGISLDDAAMLEFLAIGMHAVRRGAVAAGQRVLVVGAGPIGVAVALFASLKGAQVTVLDARADRLGFCKDVLHVAHIVTAGAGDAEALAAVTGGDFFDAVFDATGNIKAMERGLDFVAHGGTYVLVSIVPERISFADPEFHKRETTLLGSRNATVDDFRDVLAAMKAGLVPTRAMNTHRTTLDEFVDALPRWMDPASGVIKAIVEV, encoded by the coding sequence ATGAAAAGCGTGGTATGCGAGGCCCCGGGCAAACTGCGGCTGGGTTTCAGGCCGATTCCGACCGCAGCCGGCGACGACGTGCTGCTGCGCGTGCGCCGCATCGGCGTGTGCGGCACGGACATGCACATCTTCCGCGGTACGCAGCCGTTCCTGGCCTATCCGCGCGTGATGGGGCACGAGCTGTCCGGGGAGGTGGTGACGGCGCCCGCCAGCTCGGGCCTCGTGCCGGGCGACGAGGTGTTCGTGATGCCCTACCTGTCGTGCGGCGCGTGCGTCGCCTGCCGCAAGGGCAAGACGAATTGCTGCACGCGGATCCAGGTGCTGGGCGTGCACCGCGACGGCGGCATGGCCGAATACCTGGCCGTGCCCGCGCAATTCGTTCTCAAGACGGAAGGCATTTCGCTGGACGACGCGGCCATGCTGGAATTCCTCGCCATCGGGATGCACGCGGTGCGCCGCGGGGCCGTCGCGGCGGGGCAGCGCGTGCTGGTCGTCGGGGCGGGGCCGATCGGCGTGGCGGTCGCGTTGTTCGCGTCGCTCAAGGGCGCGCAGGTGACGGTGCTCGATGCGCGCGCGGACCGCCTCGGCTTCTGCAAGGATGTGCTGCACGTCGCGCACATCGTGACGGCGGGCGCGGGCGATGCCGAGGCGCTTGCCGCCGTCACGGGCGGCGACTTCTTCGACGCCGTGTTCGACGCCACCGGCAACATCAAGGCGATGGAGCGGGGCCTGGATTTCGTCGCCCACGGCGGCACGTACGTCCTCGTCTCGATCGTGCCGGAACGGATCTCGTTCGCCGATCCCGAATTCCACAAGCGCGAAACGACGCTGCTGGGCAGCCGCAACGCGACCGTGGACGATTTCCGCGACGTGCTCGCGGCGATGAAAGCGGGCCTGGTGCCGACGCGGGCGATGAACACGCACCGCACGACATTGGATGAATTCGTCGATGCGCTGCCGCGCTGGATGGACCCGGCCAGCGGCGTGATCAAGGCCATCGTCGAGGTGTGA
- a CDS encoding SDR family NAD(P)-dependent oxidoreductase translates to MFELNDKKAVITGGGSGIGKAIALLFAQRGAHVHVVDLNDAACVQVVREIREEAGRVTSHACDVARQSEVEAMMAGIGPIDILVNNAGIAHIGKADDTSEEDFDRVMNVNVKGVYNCLHAAIPQLRANGGGVIVNMASVAAWVGIKERFAYSTAKGAVMAMTLSVAKDYLQDGIRCNSISPGRVHTPFVDGFLARNYPGREAEMFDQLSKTQPIGRMAEPSEVAALALYLCSDEAAFITGTDYPIDGGFVTLNS, encoded by the coding sequence GTGTTTGAACTGAACGACAAGAAGGCCGTGATCACGGGCGGCGGCAGCGGCATCGGCAAAGCGATCGCCCTGTTGTTCGCGCAGCGGGGCGCGCATGTCCACGTGGTCGACCTGAACGACGCCGCCTGCGTGCAGGTGGTGCGCGAGATCCGCGAGGAGGCCGGGCGCGTCACGTCCCACGCCTGCGACGTGGCGCGCCAGTCCGAGGTGGAGGCGATGATGGCCGGAATCGGCCCGATCGACATCCTCGTCAACAACGCCGGCATCGCCCACATCGGCAAGGCGGACGACACGAGCGAAGAGGATTTCGACCGCGTCATGAACGTCAACGTCAAGGGCGTCTACAACTGCCTGCACGCGGCCATCCCGCAGCTGCGCGCGAACGGCGGCGGCGTCATCGTCAACATGGCGTCGGTCGCCGCGTGGGTCGGCATCAAGGAGCGTTTCGCCTATTCCACCGCCAAGGGCGCGGTGATGGCGATGACGCTGTCGGTCGCCAAGGACTACCTGCAGGACGGCATCCGCTGCAATTCGATTTCGCCCGGCCGCGTCCATACGCCGTTCGTGGACGGCTTTTTGGCGCGGAATTATCCGGGCCGGGAAGCGGAGATGTTCGACCAGCTGTCGAAGACCCAACCCATCGGCCGCATGGCCGAACCGTCCGAAGTGGCCGCGCTGGCGTTATACTTGTGCAGCGACGAGGCGGCCTTCATTACCGGTACCGACTACCCGATCGACGGCGGCTTCGTCACCCTGAACTCTTGA
- a CDS encoding HlyD family secretion protein, translating to MKRRTILLSCALPVLAAAVAVSHAYTAAKPPAAATPALATNAEPRPVLLTGEVEALDSQTIFVPPSNSAPIVLRTFLPEGTQVKAGDVVLRTDGGNTNIDQLRIERERARAKADSETANLDITAVEAEKALVGAQAALDKAKVDAALPRQQIAALDYDRHQAELDRATRDLAIKQDNLKNARAAVDRRKEDGALEIKKLQINEAFLIAQLAQSQVRATRDGVVVHGYSPYNGERMDEGSTAWPGNAAGTVLGNGRMVVTAWVLEADRPWLRDAQAVSVRFDALPGIALTGTLASITSAPEARPRWGLGRYFRARIDLPENHGLPLTAGMSVLVEPLAQGAAAAATLPVKAAAAGALTIEGEIASRRTFSVAPPSIPYVWQYKLAFLAPEGMMVQAGQPIAVFEATEVTTRMIGLQSTLKERERTLDKLQLDQLEADRAGVLAQAEAQSNAEKAERKAGQPKELIRRVDYDKLVIERAEKARLAQLMQAQNEAQRRARQAERAGLQSEVAQLRAQIADLAKGQAALTVLAPRRGLVLHRISFNGSKFTVGSQVWMGLSVTTLADPEQLGIDAKVPEAQAAGVQVGQAARVTVSGSRQALAARVTGLGRVFHSKSAAQALVVRDVQLEFDAPPKDLKPGAAVQVELLPGALQTVAAAAPQP from the coding sequence GTGAAGCGGCGCACCATCCTCCTGTCGTGCGCCCTGCCGGTGCTCGCGGCCGCCGTCGCCGTGTCCCACGCCTATACCGCCGCCAAACCGCCCGCCGCCGCGACGCCGGCGCTTGCCACGAACGCCGAGCCGCGTCCCGTCCTGCTGACCGGCGAGGTGGAAGCGCTGGATTCGCAGACGATCTTCGTGCCGCCGTCGAACAGTGCGCCCATCGTCCTGCGCACCTTTCTTCCCGAAGGCACGCAGGTCAAGGCGGGCGACGTGGTCCTGCGCACCGACGGCGGCAACACCAATATCGACCAGCTCAGGATCGAACGCGAACGCGCCCGCGCGAAGGCCGACAGCGAGACGGCCAACCTCGACATCACCGCCGTCGAGGCGGAGAAGGCGCTGGTCGGCGCGCAGGCCGCGCTGGACAAGGCGAAGGTCGACGCGGCGCTGCCCAGACAGCAGATCGCGGCGCTGGACTACGACCGCCATCAGGCCGAATTGGACCGCGCCACGCGCGACCTCGCGATCAAGCAGGACAACCTCAAAAATGCCCGCGCGGCCGTCGACCGCCGCAAGGAAGACGGCGCGCTCGAAATCAAGAAACTGCAGATCAACGAAGCCTTCCTGATCGCCCAGCTGGCCCAGTCGCAGGTGCGGGCCACGCGCGACGGCGTCGTGGTGCACGGCTACAGCCCGTACAACGGCGAGCGGATGGACGAAGGCTCGACGGCATGGCCGGGCAATGCGGCCGGCACGGTGCTGGGCAACGGCCGCATGGTCGTCACGGCCTGGGTGCTGGAAGCGGACCGTCCATGGCTGCGCGACGCCCAGGCCGTCAGCGTACGTTTCGACGCCCTGCCCGGCATCGCGCTCACCGGTACGCTGGCCAGCATCACGAGCGCACCGGAAGCCCGCCCGCGCTGGGGCCTGGGACGCTATTTCCGCGCCAGGATCGACCTGCCGGAAAATCACGGTCTCCCGCTGACGGCGGGCATGAGCGTGCTGGTCGAGCCGCTGGCGCAGGGTGCGGCCGCGGCGGCGACGCTGCCGGTCAAGGCCGCCGCCGCGGGCGCGTTGACGATCGAGGGCGAGATCGCGTCGCGCCGGACGTTCTCCGTGGCGCCGCCGTCCATTCCGTACGTCTGGCAATACAAGCTCGCGTTCCTCGCGCCCGAAGGCATGATGGTGCAGGCCGGCCAGCCCATCGCCGTGTTCGAAGCGACCGAGGTGACGACGCGCATGATCGGGCTGCAAAGCACGCTCAAGGAACGCGAGCGGACCCTGGACAAGCTGCAGCTGGACCAGCTCGAGGCCGACCGCGCCGGCGTGCTGGCGCAGGCCGAGGCGCAGAGCAATGCCGAGAAGGCCGAGCGCAAGGCCGGCCAGCCGAAGGAATTGATCCGCCGCGTCGACTACGACAAGCTCGTGATCGAACGCGCCGAGAAGGCCCGGCTGGCGCAGCTGATGCAGGCCCAGAACGAAGCGCAGCGGCGCGCGCGCCAGGCCGAACGTGCCGGCCTGCAGTCGGAGGTGGCGCAACTGCGGGCGCAGATCGCCGACCTCGCCAAGGGCCAGGCGGCGCTCACCGTGCTGGCGCCGCGGCGTGGGCTCGTGCTGCACCGGATCAGCTTCAACGGCAGCAAATTCACCGTCGGCAGCCAGGTCTGGATGGGCTTGTCGGTCACGACGCTGGCCGATCCGGAACAGTTGGGCATCGACGCCAAGGTGCCGGAAGCGCAGGCGGCGGGCGTGCAGGTCGGCCAGGCGGCGCGCGTCACCGTGAGCGGATCGCGCCAGGCGCTGGCGGCGCGCGTGACGGGCCTGGGCCGCGTCTTCCACAGCAAATCGGCGGCGCAGGCGCTCGTCGTGCGCGACGTCCAGCTCGAATTCGACGCGCCGCCCAAAGACCTGAAGCCAGGCGCCGCCGTCCAGGTGGAACTGCTGCCGGGCGCGCTCCAAACCGTGGCGGCCGCCGCGCCCCAGCCATGA
- the lldD gene encoding FMN-dependent L-lactate dehydrogenase LldD — protein sequence MIISSATDYREAARRKLPPFLFHYLDGGSGTETTLRANVGDLQQVALRQRVLKGSETLDLSTEWFGVKHDLPLALAPIGLAGMYARRGEVQAARVAAERNIPFIQSTVSVCPLHEVAAQSARPIWCQLYVLKDRGFMRDYLRRARALGITTLVFTVDMPVPGARYRDAHAGMSGRHGPLRRVLQAMLHPRWALDVGLLGRPHDLGNISTYRGHPTGLADYIGWLAANFDPGISWSDLQWIRDEWQGPMVIKGILDADDARDAKSFGADGIIVSNHGGRQLDGALSTAKALPSIAQAVKGDLTIFADSGVRTGLDVVRLLALGADGVLIGRAFVYALATSGAAGVRNLLAILEKDIRTSMVLTGVQSVRAIDRTCLA from the coding sequence ATGATCATTTCTTCCGCCACCGATTACCGCGAAGCGGCGCGCCGCAAGCTGCCGCCGTTCCTGTTCCATTATCTCGATGGCGGCTCCGGCACCGAGACGACGCTGCGCGCCAACGTCGGCGACCTGCAGCAGGTGGCCTTGCGCCAGCGCGTGCTCAAGGGATCGGAAACGCTGGACCTGTCCACCGAATGGTTCGGCGTGAAGCACGACCTGCCGCTGGCGCTGGCCCCGATCGGCCTCGCCGGCATGTATGCGCGCCGCGGCGAAGTCCAGGCGGCCCGCGTGGCGGCCGAACGCAATATCCCGTTCATCCAGTCGACCGTGTCCGTGTGCCCGCTGCACGAAGTGGCGGCGCAGTCGGCACGGCCCATCTGGTGCCAGCTGTACGTGCTGAAGGACCGCGGCTTCATGCGCGACTACCTGCGCCGCGCGCGCGCGCTGGGCATCACCACGCTCGTGTTCACCGTCGACATGCCGGTGCCGGGCGCCCGTTACCGCGACGCGCATGCCGGCATGAGCGGCCGCCACGGCCCGCTGCGCCGGGTGCTGCAGGCGATGCTGCATCCGCGCTGGGCGCTGGACGTCGGCCTCCTCGGCCGGCCGCATGACCTGGGCAATATCTCGACCTACCGCGGCCATCCGACCGGGCTCGCCGACTATATCGGCTGGCTGGCCGCCAACTTCGATCCGGGCATCAGCTGGAGCGACCTGCAGTGGATCCGCGACGAATGGCAGGGGCCCATGGTCATCAAGGGCATCCTCGACGCCGACGATGCGCGCGATGCGAAGTCGTTCGGCGCGGACGGCATCATCGTCTCCAACCACGGCGGGCGCCAGCTGGACGGCGCGCTGTCCACGGCCAAGGCGCTGCCGTCCATCGCGCAGGCGGTCAAGGGCGACCTGACCATCTTCGCCGATTCCGGCGTGCGCACGGGGCTGGACGTCGTGCGCCTGCTGGCGCTGGGGGCGGACGGCGTATTGATCGGCCGCGCCTTCGTGTACGCCCTCGCGACGAGCGGCGCGGCGGGCGTGCGCAACCTGCTCGCCATCCTGGAAAAGGATATCCGGACCAGCATGGTGCTCACCGGCGTGCAATCCGTGCGCGCTATCGACCGGACCTGCCTGGCCTGA
- a CDS encoding amidohydrolase family protein, whose product MLVDAHQHFWRLADRNGAWPPPELAAIHRDVLPADLAPLLGRHGVASTVLVQSMPNEDDTRFMLDLARRHPFVKGVVGWVDMKAPDAPARIAALAADPALKGLRPMLQDLDDDDWIADPALAPAVQAMLRHGLSFDALVLPRHLPALHAFAQRFPDLPIVIDHGAKPLIAQGRMEPWRADIARLAALPQVCCKLSGLVTEAGPGWDVERLRSYVAHLLASFGPQRLIWGSDWPVLNLASDYAGWLAACAALLDHLDATDRHAIFGLNARRFYRID is encoded by the coding sequence ATGCTCGTCGACGCCCACCAGCATTTCTGGCGCCTGGCCGACCGCAACGGCGCCTGGCCGCCCCCCGAACTGGCCGCCATCCACCGCGACGTCCTGCCCGCCGACCTGGCGCCGCTGCTCGGCCGCCACGGCGTGGCAAGCACCGTGCTCGTGCAATCGATGCCCAACGAGGACGACACGCGCTTCATGCTGGACCTGGCGCGGCGCCATCCGTTCGTCAAAGGCGTCGTCGGCTGGGTCGACATGAAGGCGCCCGATGCGCCGGCGCGCATCGCCGCGCTCGCCGCCGATCCGGCACTCAAGGGCTTGCGGCCCATGCTGCAGGATCTCGACGACGACGACTGGATCGCGGACCCCGCACTGGCGCCGGCCGTCCAGGCCATGCTGCGCCATGGCCTCAGCTTCGACGCGCTCGTCCTGCCGCGCCATCTGCCCGCGTTGCACGCGTTCGCGCAGCGTTTTCCCGATCTGCCGATCGTGATCGATCACGGCGCCAAGCCGCTGATCGCGCAGGGCCGGATGGAGCCGTGGCGCGCCGACATCGCGCGGCTGGCCGCGTTGCCGCAGGTGTGCTGCAAGCTGTCCGGGCTGGTCACAGAGGCGGGGCCAGGCTGGGACGTCGAACGCTTGCGGTCGTACGTGGCGCATCTGCTGGCGAGCTTCGGCCCGCAGCGGCTGATCTGGGGCAGCGACTGGCCCGTGCTGAACCTGGCGTCCGATTACGCGGGTTGGCTCGCCGCTTGCGCGGCGCTGCTGGACCACCTGGATGCCACGGACCGGCACGCCATCTTCGGGCTGAACGCCCGCCGTTTCTACCGTATCGATTGA
- a CDS encoding ABC transporter permease, with translation MNRALLLEAVAELRRRKLRTGLTLLGMIFGVGAIVAMLAVGEGSKREALRLVAELGLDNVLVESKGIEAEQLKDVRTRSLGLSAADGAAALSVVPGARSVALKKEIKVDQLVVGTQVVSGRAFAVSPGYAEHGGLTMQAGRWLAPPDAATLAPVCVLGARLAHTLFGAAPAVGRRVKVNHVWLQVVGVLADRTPGKSEFEGVKLGLDDERLFVPWETGRARFGFHRIEDEVDGISVRLDGKVAPDDAARVLQALIRQRHGGVDDTDLIVPMGLYRQNQQTQRIFTIVMSSIAAVSLLVGGIGIMNIMLANVLERRREVGLKRALGARRRDVVEQFLAEALVIAVSGAALGLVLGAVAAYSIAALAGWSVAWSPVSLLLAVLACVAVGLGFGVYPARQAAALDPIAALRSDG, from the coding sequence ATGAACCGTGCACTGTTACTCGAAGCCGTCGCCGAACTGCGGCGGCGCAAACTGCGTACCGGCCTGACCTTGCTGGGCATGATCTTCGGCGTGGGCGCCATCGTCGCCATGCTGGCCGTGGGCGAAGGCAGCAAGCGCGAGGCGCTGCGGCTGGTGGCGGAACTGGGCCTCGACAACGTGCTGGTCGAGAGCAAAGGCATCGAGGCCGAGCAATTGAAGGACGTGCGTACCCGCTCGCTGGGCTTGTCGGCGGCCGACGGCGCCGCGGCGCTGTCCGTCGTGCCGGGCGCCCGCTCGGTGGCGCTGAAAAAAGAGATCAAGGTCGACCAGCTGGTCGTCGGCACGCAGGTCGTGAGCGGACGCGCCTTCGCCGTGTCGCCGGGCTACGCGGAGCACGGCGGCCTGACGATGCAGGCGGGACGCTGGCTCGCCCCGCCGGATGCCGCCACCCTGGCCCCCGTGTGCGTGCTGGGCGCCCGCCTCGCGCACACGCTGTTCGGCGCCGCGCCGGCCGTCGGACGGCGCGTCAAGGTCAACCACGTGTGGCTGCAGGTGGTGGGCGTGCTGGCCGACCGCACGCCCGGCAAGTCCGAATTCGAAGGCGTCAAGCTGGGGCTGGACGACGAGCGCCTGTTCGTGCCATGGGAAACGGGCCGCGCCCGGTTCGGCTTCCACCGCATCGAGGACGAGGTGGACGGCATCAGCGTGCGCCTGGACGGCAAGGTGGCGCCGGACGACGCGGCGCGCGTGCTGCAGGCGCTGATCCGCCAGCGCCACGGCGGCGTGGACGACACGGACCTCATCGTGCCCATGGGCCTGTACCGCCAGAACCAGCAGACGCAGCGCATCTTCACCATCGTCATGAGCTCGATCGCGGCCGTGTCGCTGCTGGTGGGCGGCATCGGCATCATGAACATCATGCTGGCCAACGTGCTGGAACGCCGGCGCGAAGTGGGCCTGAAGCGGGCGCTGGGCGCGCGCCGCCGCGACGTGGTGGAGCAGTTCCTGGCCGAGGCGCTCGTGATCGCCGTCAGCGGCGCCGCGCTGGGCCTGGTGCTGGGCGCCGTCGCCGCCTACAGCATCGCGGCGCTGGCCGGGTGGTCCGTCGCGTGGTCGCCCGTCAGCCTGCTGCTGGCGGTGCTGGCGTGCGTGGCGGTGGGGCTGGGCTTCGGCGTCTATCCGGCGCGCCAGGCCGCCGCGCTGGACCCGATCGCGGCCCTGCGCAGCGACGGCTGA
- a CDS encoding L-rhamnose mutarotase codes for MQRMGMMIGIAPDRIADYKALHAAVWPQVLARLSEANVRNYTIFLREPENVLFGYWEYHGTDFNGDMQQIAADPETQRWWTFCSPCQVPLASRKEGEHWAMMEPVFHMD; via the coding sequence ATGCAAAGAATGGGAATGATGATCGGCATCGCGCCGGACAGGATCGCGGACTACAAGGCGTTGCACGCGGCCGTCTGGCCGCAGGTGCTGGCCCGGCTAAGCGAAGCCAACGTGCGCAACTACACGATCTTCCTGCGCGAGCCGGAGAACGTGCTGTTCGGGTATTGGGAATACCACGGCACGGACTTCAACGGCGACATGCAGCAGATCGCGGCCGATCCGGAAACGCAGCGCTGGTGGACGTTCTGCAGTCCGTGCCAGGTGCCGTTGGCCAGCCGGAAGGAAGGCGAACATTGGGCGATGATGGAGCCCGTGTTCCACATGGACTGA
- a CDS encoding GntR family transcriptional regulator, which produces MARPPTIFKRSANLLLQYIADHVAVGDPLPTEQHMAELGEGSRTAIRSALAHFHERGLISGLKERRLLRKPVRADYFELDELRTGADRIREVLMDRIYHSDLPPGAEFSETELARAAGTSTISVREFLIGFSHSGLIEKKPRGGWRLCAFDRSFAMELADVRQMFEFAAIDRLVALPPDDPAFAELQRLIARHEQLGSVMPTRHKDFPALDRDFHAFLMGQLNNRFAQGFFDLVSLVFHYHYQWDKSQEMVRNEYAVREHLDILRALARRDVAGAREAMRIHLNSARSSLLQAIRVREMKAHPG; this is translated from the coding sequence ATGGCCCGACCTCCCACCATCTTCAAGCGCAGCGCGAACCTGCTGCTGCAATATATTGCCGACCACGTGGCGGTCGGCGACCCGCTTCCGACCGAGCAGCACATGGCCGAACTGGGCGAGGGCAGCCGTACGGCGATCCGCAGCGCGCTGGCGCATTTCCACGAGCGCGGCCTGATCAGCGGTCTCAAGGAACGCCGGCTGCTGCGCAAGCCGGTGCGCGCGGACTACTTCGAACTGGACGAGTTGCGCACGGGCGCCGATCGTATCCGCGAAGTGCTGATGGACCGCATCTATCACAGCGACCTGCCGCCGGGCGCGGAGTTCTCGGAAACGGAACTGGCGCGCGCGGCCGGCACGAGCACCATCAGCGTGCGCGAATTCCTGATCGGGTTTTCGCATTCGGGCCTGATCGAGAAGAAGCCGCGCGGCGGCTGGCGCCTGTGCGCGTTCGACCGCTCGTTCGCGATGGAGCTGGCGGACGTGCGCCAGATGTTCGAGTTCGCCGCCATCGATCGCCTGGTCGCGCTGCCGCCGGACGATCCGGCATTCGCCGAGCTGCAGCGGCTGATCGCGCGGCACGAGCAGCTGGGTTCCGTCATGCCCACGCGTCACAAGGATTTTCCCGCGCTCGACCGGGACTTCCACGCCTTCCTGATGGGGCAGTTGAACAACCGCTTCGCGCAAGGCTTCTTCGACCTCGTCTCGCTGGTGTTCCACTACCACTATCAATGGGACAAATCGCAGGAAATGGTGCGCAACGAGTACGCCGTGCGCGAGCACCTGGACATCCTGCGGGCGCTGGCGCGGCGCGACGTCGCGGGGGCGCGCGAGGCGATGCGCATCCACCTGAATTCGGCGCGCAGCAGCCTGCTGCAGGCGATCCGCGTCCGGGAAATGAAGGCGCACCCGGGCTGA
- a CDS encoding ABC transporter ATP-binding protein codes for MIELNAIRKTYRLGGSDIHALDGIDLRVTRGEFVAIMGPSGSGKSTLLNVLGGLDRPDSGRYRLAEDEISTLDDDAASAVRNRRIGFVFQSFHLLPRLTVLENVLLPQRYAREPDPDAPGRARALLERIGLGQRLDHLPGQLSGGQLQRAAIARALLNRPDLLLADEPTGNLDSNSAADVMALLRELHAGGQTLVLVTHDPAIAASAQRTIHLRDGRVAAGQP; via the coding sequence ATGATCGAACTGAATGCCATCCGCAAGACCTACCGCCTGGGCGGCAGCGACATCCATGCCCTCGACGGCATCGACCTGCGCGTGACGCGGGGTGAATTCGTCGCCATCATGGGGCCGTCGGGCTCCGGCAAATCGACCTTGCTGAACGTGCTGGGCGGCCTGGACCGTCCGGACAGCGGCCGCTACCGCCTTGCGGAGGACGAGATCAGCACCCTCGACGACGACGCCGCGTCCGCCGTACGCAACCGCCGCATCGGCTTCGTGTTCCAATCGTTCCACCTGCTGCCGCGCCTGACCGTGCTGGAAAACGTGCTGCTGCCGCAGCGCTACGCCCGCGAGCCCGACCCGGACGCGCCCGGCCGCGCGCGGGCGCTGCTGGAACGCATCGGCCTCGGGCAGCGCCTCGATCACCTGCCGGGCCAGTTGTCCGGCGGGCAGCTGCAGCGCGCCGCCATCGCCAGGGCCCTGTTGAACCGGCCGGACCTGCTGCTCGCGGACGAACCCACCGGCAATCTCGATTCGAACAGCGCGGCCGACGTGATGGCCCTGCTGCGCGAACTGCATGCCGGCGGCCAGACGCTGGTGCTGGTCACCCACGACCCGGCCATCGCCGCCAGCGCGCAGCGCACCATCCACCTGCGTGACGGCCGCGTGGCCGCCGGCCAGCCGTGA